Proteins from a genomic interval of Pseudophryne corroboree isolate aPseCor3 chromosome 4, aPseCor3.hap2, whole genome shotgun sequence:
- the LOC134911009 gene encoding paraneoplastic antigen Ma1 homolog: protein MNQYTSSEAFDWCTRKGVTPERSFVLCGDLTDITDGTIMTEMLFLFGIKQPKISDKQFKEKGELCAVLITTSQDLESELLPKVVAVRSNPERRWKIIWPEKEGSERAAEPLIVGDMSFPVRRDPDVAVGEGSPSQGTEEKLGNQLEVIADKVVHQLERWHYEGSYRRLRIFSGMLPVPTGEEPYDAWREAAIQQSEEWHCPDHIKKQRIVESLRGPAMGIIQATRKSNPEATVADYFQALEYTYGTLEDVGDLVARFNHTYQDTGEKLSQYVYRLDKIIHKIIDKGGLSPAEVNSSRLKQVIRGALTTDPVAQRLRCTALLLGSPTLNDLIKEITQEEALIANREKTHSKAVKVVVPSCETQGSRDDKLLTLVEEQNKKMDQLILALNQRMAPSNVASRNSIRGINNGRGNFRRSGDFTSRGCFRCGQLGHRAVNCPLGWGTSEVGNNGQSDNVSIQGNDSGRLAGPSPSPRN from the coding sequence ATGAATCAATATACTAGTAGTGAAGCATTTGATTGGTGCACAAGGAAGGGAGTGACTCCTGAAAGGAGTTTTGTATTGTGTGGGGATCTCACAGACATCACTGATGGAACAATTATGACCGAGATGTTATTTCTTTTTGGGATAAAACAACCAAAGATTTCTGATAAGCAATTCAAGGAAAAAGGAGAGTTGTGTGCTGTATTAATAACTACTAGTCAAGACTTGGAGTCTGAATTGTTACCTAAGgtggtggctgtgagatctaacccTGAACGCAGATGGAAAATTATATGGCCTGAAAAGGAAGGCAGTGAAAGAGCTGCGGAACCATTAAttgtgggtgatatgtcttttcCGGTTAGACGAGATCCTGATGTAGCTGTGGGAGAAGGTAGTCCATCACAGGGTACGGAGGAAAAGTTAGGGAATCAGTTAGAAGTTATAGCTgataaagtagtacatcaattAGAAAGATGGCATTATGAGGGTAGTTATAGGCGATTAAGGATTTTCTCAGGAATGCTTCCTGTACCTACTGGAGAGGAACCGTATGACGCATGGAGGGAGGCAGCTATACAGCAGTCTGAGGAGTGGCATTGTCCTGATCATATAAAAAAACAAAGGATTGTAGAAAGCTTAAGGGGACCCGCTATGGGAATCATTCAGGCCACTAGGAAAAGTAATCCTGAGGCCACAGTGGCTGATTACTTCCAGGCATTGGAATACACCTATGGGACATTGGAAGATGTAGGTGACTTGGTTGCTAGATTCAACCATACTTATCAAGATACAGGAGAGAAGTTGTCACAGTATGTGTATAGATTGGATAAAATAATCCATAAAATTATAGATAAAGGAGGATTATCTCCGGCGGAGGTTAACAGTAGTAGGTTGAAACAAGTAATTAGAGGAGCTTTAACAACTGACCCTGTGGCTCAGCGTTTACGGTGTACAGCTCTGTTATTAGGAAGCCCCAcccttaatgatttaattaaggAAATTACTCAGGAGGAAGCTTTAATAGCCAATAGGGAAAAGACCCATTCCAAAGCTGTAAAAGTAGTAGTACCCTCCTGTGAGACTCAAGGATCAAGGGATGACAAATTACTTACTTTGgtagaggaacaaaataaaaaaatggaccagCTTATTTTGGCTCTAAATCAACGGATGGCACCTTCCAATGTAGCTTCCCGTAATTCTATTAGAGGAATTAACAACGGTAGGGGAAATTTTAGAAGAAGTGGAGATTTTACATCAAGAGGGTGTTTCCGATGTGGACAGCTAGGGCATAGGGCTGTGAACTGTCCCTTAGGCTGGGGTACTTCTGAAGTGGGAAATAATGGTCAGTCAGATAATGTTTCCATTCAGGGAAACGACAGTGGGAGGCTGGCGGGCCCCTCGCCG